In Nitrososphaerota archaeon, the genomic window ATTCAGTAGCCTTCTTCTTTAAGCCGCATCTTCTGCACCTATAGTAACCTGCACCGCCCTTGGACTTCATGGGTTTTTTGCAGATATCGCAGATAGGCTTCTTCGGCAGCAGAACCTTCTTCAGCTGAACGACTTTAAGGTACTCAACATTCAGGACCTTTGGGTGTTTTGCTGTCGCTCTTCTAACCCCACCGCCTACTTCTATAAGGTCGCCCTCAACAAGCTGCTGAAAGATATTTCTAAAAGGTCCTGTCGGCTCATATACTGCGCATTTTACAGGGGTGGATTGAGCTTCTATGGTTAAGTAGAGATGCCCACCTCTCTCGATTACCGCTCTACTCGCAACTATACCCCTAACATACCCTGAATCATACGCTTTCAGAGACTTGGGGTTGAGCTCGTGTAGCAGATGCTGAGCCGTACCTTGGTTAGTTCTGAAGATAACCCACCTATCTATCGGCTCCTGGAGTTTCAAAAGGCTTAGCGCCTCTACAAGTACCTCTGGCACCTCGCCTCTTATGCCAAAATAAACCGGGTCTGGACCGTGTGGTGTTATCAAGATCCTTCCTGTTTCCGGGTCATAATTGTTGAATACCGCTCTACCCAGCAGCCTATCCATAGCGTAGACGGACTCTGGATCTATCCCCCTAGGCTTCCCCCAGTAGTTTGGTCTTCTGTAGGCTAGGAGCTCGAATGTGTAGTCATCATTTAACCTATTGCCAACCGATGCGAGAGCCCCTTTGAGCCCAGATCCCTTGCCCCAAAGCTTTACATAGGCGCCTATCCTCTCACACAATTCCTTCGCTTCACGCATCGTGACCATAGTGTGCAGCGCTCTCTCAGCATACTGCTTAAGATGGTCTACCTCCTTCTCTAAAACTAAGATTACAGCAGCATCGATGTGTATAGATAGGGTTGCTTGCACCGATCTACAGACCGCTTGGAACACATCTTCTGGCTCCTCTACTTCTAATGTTAATGCTACCGCGCCGTTACCACGGGTCTTCCAAGGTATGTTGGGGTTCAGTCTTATGAGTCTAGGGTAGTCCAAGAATTTAGCAAGATTGCCCTTTAAAATCTGCTTTATAGCCTCGGTAGCTGTATAGGTTGTGCAGCCGCCTGTCTTGGAATCTGTGTCGTCTAACCCTATGTGGACGATCATCTTAAACCAGCGTAAATTGATTGGAGAAGGTCATTGGTCAGCTGTCTAAAAACTTTCTTCAAGGTTAGTGCTACATCCGACTCATCTCATCCAAAACTTCTCTGATGGAGGAAGCAAGTTTCCTTAGGCTGCTGCTTTTTTCTGAAACAGCCTTCTGGAAGGCTTCACGCTTCATCTTACCCGACAGATAACTCCTGTACGCAGCTAGTATATCTGTTAGAGTACGCTCATATGCTTTATCTAGTGATGTAAATTCTGTAAGCATCTGCTCACTTCTCTGGTCTAGAATTAGTTTAGTACGTATTTGGGAAGCTCTTGCTGAAGTCTTAGCACGAATCTCCTTTATCTGCTGTACAAATAGATCTATCTTCTGACTCTGCAAACGATCAAGGCGCTCAGTAGCTAACTCATATGCTATAGCTTCTTGGGAGCGAAGCGCATTTTCATACAGCTTTATCAACTCCAGTAACGGCTTTCCTTTTGCTTCTTTTCTAGAGGCTGTGTAGGCTGAGAGCGCTATAAAGGAGGCTAGGAAGATCAAGGTTGCTGTTGAGAAGGCGTAGGCTGACGCCCACGCAGCGCCAAACCGCACAGGGACACTGATTTCTTTCTCATTTATTGGGCTGGTGTAACTTAG contains:
- a CDS encoding DUF1743 domain-containing protein, which encodes MIVHIGLDDTDSKTGGCTTYTATEAIKQILKGNLAKFLDYPRLIRLNPNIPWKTRGNGAVALTLEVEEPEDVFQAVCRSVQATLSIHIDAAVILVLEKEVDHLKQYAERALHTMVTMREAKELCERIGAYVKLWGKGSGLKGALASVGNRLNDDYTFELLAYRRPNYWGKPRGIDPESVYAMDRLLGRAVFNNYDPETGRILITPHGPDPVYFGIRGEVPEVLVEALSLLKLQEPIDRWVIFRTNQGTAQHLLHELNPKSLKAYDSGYVRGIVASRAVIERGGHLYLTIEAQSTPVKCAVYEPTGPFRNIFQQLVEGDLIEVGGGVRRATAKHPKVLNVEYLKVVQLKKVLLPKKPICDICKKPMKSKGGAGYYRCRRCGLKKKATEFVEVPRGIKEGVYLPPPRAQRHLTKPLQRWGLEKQGWDGKMISRWYWFSDLCDL